The following are encoded in a window of Miltoncostaea marina genomic DNA:
- a CDS encoding glycosyltransferase family 4 protein — MYPSAVNWTAGIFVHEQVQALVRRGHDVRVVSPKGWAPPLLPRWRAFRDVPGTGAFEGVPVLYPRKLTLPGARLGHRNADAMRLALARPLRRVHERWPFEVIHAHMLVPDGWAAARVGAGLGVPAVATAHRADVLDVPARGPRSAARVREAIESLDAVCAVSRAIGDAAERVGTPRRPVEVVPNGADTRVFAPRPAGEARARLGLPADERIVTYVGKLVPRKGVDVLVEAMGLLARRPGGAPLLVAGGIGELRPSLERRAAELGVADRVRFVGKIDHDEVGWWMAAGDVFVLPSLSEGLPTVVCEAMNCGRAVVATAVDGTPEAVRDGETGLLVRPRDPEGLAEALARVLGEPGLAGRMGEAALRIGREEYTWDANARRMEAIYAAVTA, encoded by the coding sequence ATGTACCCCAGCGCCGTCAACTGGACGGCCGGGATCTTCGTGCACGAGCAGGTGCAGGCGCTCGTGCGCCGCGGGCACGACGTGCGGGTGGTCTCGCCGAAGGGCTGGGCGCCGCCGCTCCTGCCGCGCTGGCGGGCGTTCCGCGACGTGCCGGGCACGGGCGCCTTCGAGGGCGTGCCCGTCCTGTACCCCCGCAAGCTCACCCTGCCCGGCGCCCGGCTGGGCCACCGCAACGCCGACGCGATGCGCCTGGCGCTCGCCCGGCCGCTGCGCCGGGTGCACGAGCGCTGGCCGTTCGAGGTGATCCACGCCCACATGCTGGTGCCGGACGGCTGGGCGGCCGCGCGCGTCGGCGCCGGGCTGGGCGTGCCCGCCGTCGCGACCGCCCACCGGGCCGACGTGCTGGACGTCCCCGCGCGGGGCCCGCGCAGCGCCGCGCGCGTGCGCGAGGCGATCGAGTCGCTCGACGCCGTGTGCGCGGTGAGCCGCGCCATCGGCGACGCGGCCGAGCGCGTCGGCACCCCGCGCCGGCCGGTGGAGGTCGTGCCCAACGGCGCCGACACCCGCGTCTTCGCGCCGCGGCCGGCCGGCGAGGCGCGGGCCCGGCTCGGGCTGCCCGCCGACGAGCGCATCGTGACCTACGTCGGCAAGCTCGTGCCGCGCAAGGGCGTCGACGTGCTGGTGGAGGCCATGGGGCTGCTCGCCCGCCGGCCCGGGGGCGCGCCCCTGCTGGTGGCCGGGGGGATCGGCGAGCTGCGCCCGTCGCTCGAGCGGCGGGCCGCCGAGCTCGGCGTCGCCGACCGGGTGCGCTTCGTCGGCAAGATCGATCACGACGAGGTCGGCTGGTGGATGGCGGCCGGCGACGTGTTCGTGCTGCCCTCGCTCTCCGAGGGCCTGCCGACGGTGGTCTGCGAGGCGATGAACTGCGGCCGGGCGGTCGTGGCGACGGCGGTCGACGGCACGCCGGAGGCCGTGCGCGACGGCGAGACCGGGCTGCTCGTGCGGCCGCGCGACCCTGAGGGCCTGGCCGAGGCGCTCGCGCGCGTGCTCGGCGAGCCCGGCCTGGCCGGGCGGATGGGCGAGGCCGCCCTGCGGATCGGGCGCGAGGAGTACACCTGGGACGCCAACGCCCGGCGGATGGAGGCGATCTACGCGGCGGTGACGGCGTGA
- a CDS encoding sugar transferase: MRSAAAPGPVGGRAKRALDLAVALPLALLLTPAMLAIAVWIRRDSPGPALYRQERIGYAGRPFRLLKFRTMVVGAEHMGAGLAVTHDDDRITRAGAVLRRLSLDELPQLWNIVAGDMSLVGPRPTVAAQVERYDARQRRRLLARPGLTGAAQVSGRNAIPWSERIEIDLAWIDGWSMGRDLAVLARTAWVVLRREGTYKGPRGGFDLPGPGAADG, from the coding sequence TTGCGTAGCGCGGCCGCCCCGGGGCCGGTCGGGGGCCGGGCCAAGCGCGCGCTCGACCTCGCCGTGGCCCTGCCGCTCGCCCTGCTGCTGACGCCCGCCATGCTGGCGATCGCCGTCTGGATCCGTCGCGACTCGCCGGGGCCGGCGCTCTACCGGCAGGAGCGGATCGGCTACGCGGGGCGGCCCTTCCGGCTGCTGAAGTTCCGCACGATGGTGGTCGGCGCCGAGCACATGGGCGCCGGCCTCGCCGTGACCCACGACGACGACCGCATCACGCGGGCCGGCGCGGTCCTGCGTCGCCTGTCGCTGGACGAGCTACCGCAGCTCTGGAACATCGTCGCCGGCGACATGAGCCTGGTGGGCCCGCGTCCCACCGTCGCCGCGCAGGTGGAGCGCTACGACGCCCGCCAGCGCCGGCGCCTGCTGGCCCGCCCCGGGCTGACCGGTGCCGCCCAGGTGAGCGGGCGCAACGCCATCCCCTGGTCAGAGCGCATCGAGATCGACCTCGCCTGGATCGACGGCTGGAGCATGGGCCGCGACCTGGCCGTCCTCGCCCGCACCGCGTGGGTCGTGCTGCGCCGCGAGGGCACGTACAAGGGCCCGCGCGGCGGGTTCGACCTCCCCGGACCCGGAGCCGCCGATGGCTGA
- a CDS encoding O-antigen ligase family protein: MSGTVREIAAVAAALGVLGVLAPVHALRLERQRAASLAVLIAAWAMILCTLVPEDDWDDIGGRLASPAGAGAAAAGLLAAVVLVVVAVRVVLARPTAWFVLLAIALPIRVPVSVGSLEANLLVPLYAVIGIGVVAWVWGRARGRIATPAREGDPVLAIALGAFVAYLLVSTLWSADPEEAAVKAGFFYIPFVVLYALVVAWWDRARAIAALAVTTIAGGTVAALVALWQYAAQDIWWNPTLQQANVYSRFFRVNGIFYDPNILGRYLAIGIVVCLALAWVRRGRGEVAALVGAILVMTAGLSVTFSRSSTLMLMLAIVLLGVRAVGARRALGAGLAVLLVGGAGAIALSGNVRHAATDLDRLERVSEGRFDLIGGGLSIWRDEPVAGAGLGGFETRFEETLTPVEQRRVRVVISHNTPVTVLSEGGVVGFALFLGLLVAAGRATARGSRDEGDDGWARWTLAAILAGILVHSLLYAALFEDPFVWVAAGAAVALARARPPAAPEAGEPVTPTARIPVP, from the coding sequence GTGAGCGGGACGGTCCGCGAGATCGCGGCCGTCGCGGCGGCGCTCGGCGTGCTGGGCGTCCTCGCCCCCGTGCACGCGCTGCGCCTCGAGCGCCAGCGCGCCGCGTCGCTCGCGGTGCTGATCGCCGCCTGGGCGATGATCCTGTGCACCCTCGTCCCCGAGGACGACTGGGACGACATCGGCGGCCGCCTCGCCTCGCCGGCCGGCGCGGGTGCCGCGGCGGCCGGGCTGCTGGCGGCGGTCGTCCTGGTCGTGGTCGCGGTGCGCGTCGTGCTCGCGCGCCCGACGGCCTGGTTCGTGCTGCTGGCGATCGCGCTGCCGATCCGCGTGCCCGTGTCGGTGGGCAGCCTCGAGGCCAACCTGCTGGTGCCGCTCTACGCCGTCATCGGCATCGGCGTCGTCGCCTGGGTGTGGGGGCGCGCCCGCGGGCGCATCGCGACCCCGGCCCGCGAGGGCGACCCGGTGCTGGCGATCGCGCTGGGCGCGTTCGTCGCCTACCTGCTGGTCTCGACGCTCTGGAGCGCCGACCCGGAGGAGGCCGCGGTCAAGGCCGGCTTCTTCTACATCCCCTTCGTGGTGCTCTACGCGCTGGTGGTCGCCTGGTGGGACCGGGCCCGGGCGATCGCGGCGCTCGCCGTGACGACGATCGCCGGCGGCACGGTCGCGGCGCTCGTGGCGCTGTGGCAGTACGCCGCACAGGACATCTGGTGGAACCCGACGCTGCAGCAGGCGAACGTCTACAGCCGCTTCTTCCGGGTCAACGGGATCTTCTACGACCCCAACATCCTCGGCCGCTACCTGGCGATCGGCATCGTCGTGTGCCTGGCGCTCGCCTGGGTGCGGCGGGGGCGCGGCGAGGTGGCGGCCCTGGTGGGGGCGATCCTGGTGATGACCGCCGGGCTGTCGGTGACGTTCTCGCGCTCGAGCACGCTCATGCTGATGCTGGCCATCGTGCTGCTCGGCGTGCGCGCCGTGGGCGCGCGGCGCGCGCTCGGCGCGGGCCTGGCCGTGCTGCTCGTGGGCGGCGCCGGGGCGATCGCGCTGAGCGGCAACGTCCGCCACGCGGCCACCGACCTGGACCGGCTGGAGCGCGTCAGCGAGGGCCGCTTCGACCTGATCGGCGGCGGCCTGTCGATCTGGCGCGACGAGCCGGTGGCCGGCGCCGGGCTGGGGGGCTTCGAGACCCGCTTCGAGGAGACGCTCACCCCCGTGGAGCAGCGGCGCGTGCGCGTCGTGATCTCACACAACACGCCGGTCACCGTGCTGAGCGAGGGCGGCGTCGTGGGCTTCGCGCTCTTCCTGGGCCTGCTGGTCGCGGCCGGCCGGGCGACCGCCCGGGGGTCGCGCGACGAGGGCGACGACGGCTGGGCGCGGTGGACGCTCGCCGCCATCCTGGCCGGCATCCTGGTGCACAGCCTGCTCTACGCCGCCCTCTTCGAGGACCCGTTCGTCTGGGTGGCCGCCGGCGCCGCCGTGGCGCTCGCGCGCGCCCGGCCGCCCGCGGCCCCCGAGGCCGGCGAGCCGGTCACGCCCACCGCGAGGATCCCGGTGCCATGA
- a CDS encoding glycosyltransferase family 4 protein, producing the protein MSRITYVSQYFVSADQPGGVRHWQHTRALARAGHDVTVVTSYVQHKERTVPERYRGRRMVRETEDGLDVWRTYSTPGYGRDLRSRIANYGTFALWSAVAGARAPRPDVVVASSPSLPSAAAAAAMAAARGARFVLEVRDLWPDSAIAMGLVRDRHTIRVARTLESYCYRRADRIVALTEGIRDGMVELGVSPAKITLITNGVDLEIGAPDGRPADVPVPGDAFVAMYVGAHGTYSSLETVLGAAELLRDLPGARVVLVGNGDRKPSLVEEARRRGLDNVVFADPVPKRDVPAWLARADACLLPYQDNELFAGALPNKAFDYLGAGRPIVAAAPAGELTRMVERAGCGVAVPPEDPAALAGAIRALASDPGGARRMGAAGRAYALEHYDRAALAERFVAVVESVA; encoded by the coding sequence GTGAGCCGCATCACCTACGTCTCGCAGTACTTCGTGAGCGCCGACCAGCCGGGTGGCGTGCGCCACTGGCAGCACACCCGGGCCCTGGCCCGGGCGGGCCACGACGTGACCGTGGTCACCTCGTACGTGCAGCACAAGGAGCGCACGGTCCCCGAGCGCTACCGGGGCCGCCGGATGGTGCGCGAGACCGAGGACGGCCTCGACGTGTGGCGCACGTACTCGACGCCCGGGTACGGACGCGACCTGCGGTCCCGCATCGCCAACTACGGCACGTTCGCGCTCTGGTCGGCGGTCGCCGGGGCGCGCGCGCCGCGCCCGGACGTGGTCGTGGCGTCCTCGCCGTCACTGCCCTCGGCGGCGGCGGCGGCCGCGATGGCCGCCGCCCGCGGCGCGCGCTTCGTGCTGGAGGTGCGCGACCTGTGGCCCGACTCGGCGATCGCGATGGGGCTCGTGCGCGACCGGCACACCATCCGCGTGGCGCGAACGCTCGAGTCCTACTGCTACCGGCGCGCGGACCGCATCGTGGCCCTCACCGAGGGCATCCGTGACGGCATGGTGGAGCTGGGCGTGAGCCCGGCGAAGATCACGCTGATCACCAACGGGGTCGACCTGGAGATCGGCGCCCCCGACGGCCGCCCCGCCGACGTGCCGGTGCCCGGCGACGCCTTCGTCGCCATGTACGTCGGCGCCCACGGCACGTACAGCTCGCTCGAGACCGTGCTGGGCGCCGCCGAGCTGCTGCGCGACCTGCCCGGGGCACGGGTGGTGCTCGTGGGCAACGGCGACCGCAAGCCGTCGCTCGTGGAGGAGGCCCGCCGGCGCGGCCTGGACAACGTGGTCTTCGCCGACCCGGTGCCGAAGCGCGACGTGCCGGCGTGGCTGGCCCGCGCCGACGCCTGCCTGCTGCCGTACCAGGACAACGAGCTGTTCGCCGGGGCGCTGCCCAACAAGGCGTTCGACTACCTCGGCGCCGGGCGGCCGATCGTGGCCGCGGCGCCCGCCGGCGAGCTGACCCGGATGGTCGAGCGGGCGGGCTGCGGGGTCGCCGTGCCGCCCGAGGACCCCGCCGCGCTGGCCGGCGCGATCCGCGCCCTGGCGTCCGACCCCGGCGGCGCGCGCCGGATGGGCGCCGCCGGGCGCGCCTACGCGCTCGAGCACTACGACCGGGCCGCGCTCGCCGAGCGCTTCGTGGCCGTCGTGGAGAGCGTTGCGTAG
- a CDS encoding glycosyltransferase yields MAEPLRVRVEGAAPLFAPRARWVLETLAEGAGRPVAWTDGPADLVYAPARPDAGVWIPADPAAQAFFEGDRAFPGPSVHRARGLTLLFPPSHPDEPLPGDLVASAFYLLARWDELRVPERDRFGRLPLAASAFGRIAGLDLEDPPVEGYIAALRAALRIAPPTSWGVAITHDIDRIRRRTPKGLAGIARRRGPRGLAAALAGPDPWDNVPDLLEAAWRRGTSPTVFLIGRNAHPLDGTPRRTYERERAALAAAVRAAGGEVGLHGSFGASESGAALAAELAALRAEAGPVDGVRMHYLRFRYHETVRWLEAAGAAYDSSLGFSEAPGFAAGIARPFRPWLVGEERPARLTLLPLAVMDTTLHSRLGLDAGAARERALRVLERVRLAGGRAALLWHNTYLADDRAPGYGPLWGELLDELARRGAALGPAGAPSPPPGGARLDGRRVVHLTSVHRPRDVRIFHKEARAAARAGAAAWVGAPREPIPRARRLAAGWRLARAARARDADLYHVHDPELLPAALWLARAGGAPVVYDVHEYLGQTTRTKRWLPAPLRRPLALAAERAERAAARRLAGVVTANPDLAARFAAGGARAVSVSNSPWTDAFPEPAPMPADPVVLYVGGLGPLRGLEVMRAAFPLVSAPGARLVLAGPGDPGALPPGAEAIGRVDHSAVPGLLAACRVAWIPLQRHGNYDRAVPTKLVEAMAAGRPVVAADLGVMGAMVRAHRCGLTVPPDDPRAHAAALDRLLGDPAEAARMGAAGRAAFAGGLGFEAQARALTDLYAEVMRP; encoded by the coding sequence GTGGCTGAGCCCCTGCGCGTCCGGGTGGAGGGCGCCGCGCCGCTGTTCGCGCCGCGCGCCCGCTGGGTGCTGGAGACGCTCGCGGAGGGCGCCGGCCGCCCCGTCGCCTGGACCGACGGCCCCGCCGACCTCGTCTACGCGCCCGCCCGGCCGGACGCGGGCGTCTGGATCCCGGCCGACCCCGCGGCGCAGGCCTTCTTCGAGGGCGACCGGGCGTTCCCCGGCCCTTCGGTGCACCGCGCGCGCGGGCTGACCCTGCTGTTCCCGCCGTCGCACCCGGACGAGCCGCTGCCCGGCGACCTCGTGGCGAGCGCGTTCTACCTACTCGCGCGCTGGGACGAGCTGCGCGTGCCCGAGCGCGACCGCTTCGGCCGGCTGCCCCTGGCGGCCAGCGCCTTCGGGCGCATCGCGGGCCTCGACCTGGAGGACCCGCCGGTGGAGGGCTACATCGCGGCGCTGCGCGCGGCGCTGCGGATCGCCCCGCCCACGAGCTGGGGGGTCGCGATCACGCACGACATCGACCGCATCCGGCGGCGCACGCCGAAGGGCCTGGCCGGCATCGCCCGCCGGCGCGGGCCCCGCGGGCTGGCCGCGGCGCTCGCCGGGCCGGACCCCTGGGACAACGTGCCGGACCTGCTCGAGGCGGCCTGGCGTCGCGGCACGAGCCCGACCGTCTTCCTGATCGGCCGCAACGCCCACCCGCTCGACGGCACCCCGCGGCGCACCTACGAGCGCGAGCGGGCCGCGCTCGCGGCCGCCGTGCGCGCAGCCGGCGGCGAGGTGGGCCTGCACGGGTCGTTCGGCGCGTCGGAGTCCGGCGCGGCGCTCGCCGCCGAGCTGGCGGCGCTGCGCGCCGAGGCCGGCCCGGTGGACGGCGTGCGCATGCACTACCTGCGCTTCCGCTACCACGAGACGGTGCGCTGGCTCGAGGCCGCCGGCGCGGCCTACGACTCGAGCCTCGGCTTCAGCGAGGCCCCGGGGTTCGCGGCGGGCATCGCGCGGCCCTTCCGCCCGTGGCTCGTGGGCGAGGAGCGGCCGGCGCGGCTCACCCTGCTGCCGCTGGCGGTGATGGACACGACGCTGCACTCGCGGCTCGGCCTGGACGCCGGCGCCGCCCGCGAGCGGGCGCTGCGGGTGCTCGAGCGCGTGCGCCTGGCCGGGGGGCGGGCCGCCCTGCTGTGGCACAACACCTACCTGGCCGACGACCGCGCGCCGGGGTACGGCCCGCTGTGGGGCGAGCTGCTCGACGAGCTCGCCCGGCGCGGGGCGGCGCTCGGCCCGGCCGGGGCGCCGTCGCCGCCGCCCGGCGGGGCCCGCCTCGACGGGCGCCGGGTGGTGCACCTGACGAGCGTCCACCGGCCGCGCGACGTGCGCATCTTCCACAAGGAGGCGCGCGCCGCGGCCCGCGCCGGCGCCGCCGCCTGGGTGGGCGCCCCGCGCGAGCCCATCCCGCGCGCGCGCCGCCTCGCGGCCGGGTGGCGCCTCGCGCGCGCGGCCCGCGCGCGCGACGCCGACCTGTACCACGTGCACGACCCGGAGCTGCTGCCCGCGGCCCTGTGGCTGGCGCGCGCGGGCGGCGCGCCGGTCGTCTACGACGTGCACGAGTACCTCGGCCAGACCACCCGCACCAAGCGCTGGCTCCCCGCCCCGCTGCGACGCCCGCTGGCCCTCGCCGCCGAGCGCGCCGAGCGCGCGGCCGCCCGGCGCCTGGCCGGCGTCGTGACCGCCAACCCCGACCTCGCCGCGCGCTTCGCGGCCGGCGGCGCCCGCGCGGTGAGCGTGAGCAACTCGCCGTGGACGGACGCGTTCCCCGAGCCGGCCCCCATGCCCGCCGATCCGGTCGTGCTCTACGTCGGCGGGCTCGGCCCACTGCGGGGCCTCGAGGTGATGCGGGCCGCGTTCCCGCTCGTGTCGGCGCCCGGCGCCAGGCTGGTGCTGGCCGGCCCCGGCGACCCCGGCGCGCTGCCGCCCGGCGCGGAGGCGATCGGCCGGGTCGACCACTCGGCCGTGCCCGGCCTGCTGGCGGCGTGCCGGGTGGCGTGGATCCCGCTGCAGCGCCACGGCAACTACGATCGCGCGGTGCCGACGAAGCTCGTGGAGGCGATGGCCGCGGGGCGGCCCGTCGTCGCGGCCGACCTCGGCGTGATGGGCGCGATGGTGCGGGCGCACCGGTGCGGGCTGACCGTGCCGCCCGACGACCCGCGCGCCCACGCCGCCGCGCTCGACCGCCTGCTCGGGGACCCCGCCGAGGCCGCCCGCATGGGCGCGGCCGGGCGCGCCGCGTTCGCCGGCGGCCTCGGCTTCGAGGCCCAGGCGCGCGCGCTGACGGACCTCTACGCCGAGGTGATGCGCCCGTGA
- a CDS encoding O-antigen ligase family protein gives MSTTDAAPAPTRGHRAAPSRATVAVLAGAVVAGALGVVQPLAGLALALVVLIGTLLRDVPLPRLAPALALLTVLAAVGGPNLAAPPAPWLFLFRVLIVLLGLGVVGYLLMDGRLVLPAGLPRPAGVLGVLLLWSAISIGWADDVLAALRWTGFLAMMAALAVAVALLCRDARRAAVLMWCLAGTFAVACLVAVAEVLTGLHLPTFRPGVENRGGLIGVGSLFGNQNNFAAFLALSLPYFAVLPVVYRDARLRAVGIAGGATALVLILLTGSKSGLAAAGLSVLGLLVLVGSDRRSRGRLLVAAAIAGLAVVLAVPAVTGGGGVVQLDERTVTKLDFGLLLGQVETGQGSGGVRSALLDEGLGLVSGTDGLGVGAGNAETHVRALADFPGVANLHNWWLEVLVNLGVVGFALYLLLYLTLLRGQVLAARSTGSRLARYMCLAGALSLLGWFVGGVGPSTAIHFTPMWIVIGLGMGAIVLARRPGGSAPSAS, from the coding sequence ATGTCGACGACCGATGCCGCCCCCGCCCCGACGCGGGGCCACCGGGCGGCCCCCAGCCGGGCGACCGTCGCCGTCCTCGCGGGTGCCGTGGTCGCCGGCGCGCTGGGGGTCGTCCAGCCGCTCGCCGGGCTGGCGCTCGCCCTGGTCGTGCTGATCGGGACGCTCCTGCGCGACGTCCCGCTGCCGCGGCTGGCCCCGGCGCTCGCGCTGCTGACGGTGCTGGCGGCGGTCGGCGGGCCCAACCTGGCGGCCCCGCCGGCGCCGTGGCTGTTCCTGTTCCGGGTGCTGATCGTGCTGCTCGGGCTCGGCGTCGTCGGCTACCTGCTGATGGACGGGCGCCTGGTGCTGCCCGCGGGGCTGCCCCGCCCGGCCGGCGTCCTCGGCGTGCTGCTCCTGTGGTCGGCGATCTCGATCGGCTGGGCCGACGACGTCCTCGCCGCCCTGCGCTGGACCGGCTTCCTGGCGATGATGGCCGCGCTGGCGGTCGCCGTCGCGCTGCTCTGCCGCGACGCGCGCCGCGCCGCCGTGCTCATGTGGTGCCTGGCGGGGACCTTCGCGGTCGCCTGCCTCGTGGCCGTCGCCGAGGTGCTGACCGGGCTGCACCTGCCCACCTTCCGGCCCGGGGTCGAGAACCGCGGCGGGCTCATCGGCGTGGGGTCGCTGTTCGGCAACCAGAACAACTTCGCCGCCTTCCTCGCCCTGAGCCTGCCGTACTTCGCCGTGCTGCCGGTCGTCTACCGCGACGCGCGCCTGCGCGCGGTGGGCATCGCCGGCGGCGCCACCGCCCTGGTGCTGATCCTGCTGACCGGCAGCAAGTCGGGCCTCGCGGCGGCCGGGCTCAGCGTGCTGGGCCTGCTGGTGCTGGTGGGCTCCGACCGCCGCTCGCGCGGCCGGCTGCTGGTGGCGGCCGCGATCGCGGGCCTCGCGGTGGTGCTCGCCGTGCCGGCCGTGACGGGCGGCGGCGGCGTGGTGCAGCTCGACGAGCGCACGGTGACGAAGCTCGACTTCGGCCTGCTGCTGGGCCAGGTGGAGACCGGCCAGGGCTCGGGCGGCGTGCGCAGCGCCCTGCTCGACGAGGGGCTCGGGCTGGTGTCGGGCACGGACGGCCTGGGCGTGGGCGCCGGCAACGCCGAGACGCACGTGCGCGCCCTCGCGGACTTCCCGGGCGTGGCGAACCTGCACAACTGGTGGCTCGAGGTGCTGGTGAACCTCGGCGTGGTGGGCTTCGCGCTCTACCTGCTGCTGTACCTGACGCTGCTGCGCGGGCAGGTGCTGGCGGCGCGCTCGACCGGGAGCCGGCTGGCCCGCTACATGTGCCTGGCGGGCGCGCTCTCGCTGCTCGGCTGGTTCGTGGGCGGCGTGGGCCCCTCGACCGCCATCCACTTCACGCCCATGTGGATCGTCATCGGCCTCGGCATGGGCGCGATCGTCCTCGCACGCCGCCCCGGAGGGAGCGCCCCATCCGCGTCCTGA
- a CDS encoding glycosyltransferase → MTHGLRVLCLSNMWPGPDDPDYGSFVRDMCAALEARGAAVTPVAIDRRRGGPARTPAKYAALAARAARRAGGVDVVYAHFLFPTGAAAAIAARVGRVPYVLTAHGQDVRNLDRATVRRATAPVLRGARELIAVSGHLADALRATGLALPPLSVIDMGVDTERFRPGDRAAARSRLGIGAEGPLVLAVGGLTERKNPLGLLQAFARVRAARPDARLAFVGDGPLAGAVDAGARRLGVAGAVLRPGALPHERVADWVAACDVLALVSLVEPLGIVALEALAGGRPVVATAVGGTREVVPDPAAGRVVDPRDPGAIARAIGELLDEPPAEAACRAAAEEHSLARQAARVEEVLRRALRPRPARA, encoded by the coding sequence ATGACGCACGGCCTGCGGGTGCTGTGCCTGTCGAACATGTGGCCCGGCCCGGACGATCCCGACTACGGCTCGTTCGTGCGCGACATGTGCGCCGCCCTGGAGGCACGGGGCGCCGCCGTCACGCCGGTGGCGATCGACCGGCGCCGCGGCGGCCCGGCCCGCACGCCCGCCAAGTACGCCGCGCTGGCGGCGCGCGCCGCCCGGCGCGCGGGCGGGGTGGACGTCGTCTACGCCCACTTCCTGTTCCCGACCGGCGCGGCGGCGGCGATCGCCGCGCGGGTGGGGCGGGTGCCGTACGTGCTCACCGCGCACGGCCAGGACGTGCGCAACCTCGACCGGGCCACGGTGCGCCGGGCGACTGCCCCCGTGCTGCGCGGCGCGCGCGAGCTGATCGCGGTCAGCGGCCACCTCGCCGACGCGCTGCGGGCGACCGGCCTGGCGCTGCCCCCGCTCAGCGTGATCGACATGGGCGTCGACACGGAGCGCTTCCGGCCCGGCGACCGCGCCGCGGCGCGGTCGCGGCTGGGGATCGGCGCGGAGGGGCCGCTCGTGCTGGCGGTGGGCGGCCTGACCGAGCGCAAGAACCCGCTCGGCCTGCTGCAGGCGTTCGCCCGCGTGCGGGCCGCCCGGCCGGACGCCCGCCTGGCGTTCGTCGGGGACGGCCCGCTGGCGGGCGCGGTCGACGCGGGGGCCCGGCGGCTGGGGGTGGCCGGCGCCGTGCTGCGGCCCGGCGCCCTGCCGCACGAGCGGGTGGCCGACTGGGTCGCCGCGTGCGACGTGCTCGCGCTGGTCAGCCTGGTGGAGCCGCTCGGGATCGTGGCCCTGGAGGCGCTCGCCGGCGGACGGCCCGTCGTGGCGACCGCGGTCGGCGGCACGCGCGAGGTCGTGCCCGACCCGGCCGCGGGCCGCGTGGTCGACCCCCGCGATCCCGGGGCGATCGCCCGGGCGATCGGGGAGCTGCTCGACGAGCCGCCGGCCGAGGCCGCCTGCCGCGCCGCCGCCGAGGAGCACTCGCTGGCCCGCCAGGCGGCGCGCGTCGAGGAGGTGCTGCGCCGGGCGCTGCGCCCGCGCCCCGCCCGGGCCTGA
- a CDS encoding ATP-grasp domain-containing protein, which yields MADVNVLLTCAGQRVDIVRAFRAVLGGDGPHRGRVLVSDLDPLSPALFAADAVVELPAVSDPGYGAAVAEACRAEGVRAVLPLTDLDPVVLAQAAEGIRAAGAQVFLPDAHVALGCQDKWECHLMLQAHGLPSPPTWLPDEVDPAELPYPVLLKPRLGFAGRHIHRCADPDELAFFRRYSPAESVVQRALPGLEFSIDCLGDLDGRALGAVPRAMIQSKGGEQIKGETLDDPQLVELAAATVEALRLAGPSTIQCFREDGRVLGITDINTRFGGAFPLPQAAGAGYPAAIVAIAAGERPAPRLGEHRPGVVMTRFLDQTILERGAAGLAPVRPVV from the coding sequence ATGGCTGACGTCAACGTCCTCCTGACCTGCGCTGGCCAGCGCGTCGACATCGTCCGGGCGTTCCGGGCGGTGCTCGGCGGCGACGGCCCCCACCGCGGCCGCGTGCTGGTGAGCGACCTCGACCCGCTGTCGCCGGCGCTGTTCGCCGCCGACGCGGTCGTGGAGCTGCCCGCCGTGTCGGACCCCGGCTACGGGGCCGCCGTGGCGGAGGCCTGCCGGGCGGAGGGCGTGCGGGCGGTGCTGCCGCTGACCGACCTCGATCCCGTGGTGCTCGCGCAGGCCGCCGAGGGCATCCGCGCGGCCGGCGCGCAGGTGTTCCTGCCCGACGCCCACGTCGCCCTCGGCTGCCAGGACAAGTGGGAGTGCCACCTCATGCTGCAGGCGCACGGCCTGCCGTCGCCGCCCACCTGGCTGCCCGACGAGGTCGACCCCGCCGAGCTGCCCTACCCGGTACTGCTCAAGCCGCGCCTGGGCTTCGCCGGGCGCCACATCCACCGCTGCGCCGATCCCGACGAGCTCGCGTTCTTCCGCCGCTACAGCCCGGCCGAGAGCGTGGTGCAGCGGGCGCTGCCCGGCCTGGAGTTCAGCATCGACTGCCTCGGCGACCTCGACGGGCGCGCCCTCGGCGCGGTGCCGCGGGCGATGATCCAGAGCAAGGGCGGCGAGCAGATCAAGGGCGAGACCCTGGACGACCCGCAGCTCGTGGAGCTGGCGGCGGCGACGGTCGAGGCGCTGCGGCTGGCGGGCCCGAGCACCATCCAGTGCTTCCGCGAGGACGGGCGGGTGCTCGGCATCACCGACATCAACACCCGCTTCGGCGGCGCCTTCCCGCTGCCCCAGGCGGCCGGCGCCGGGTACCCGGCCGCCATCGTGGCGATCGCCGCCGGCGAGCGGCCCGCGCCGCGCCTCGGCGAGCACCGGCCGGGCGTGGTGATGACCCGCTTCCTCGACCAGACGATCCTGGAGCGGGGGGCGGCGGGGCTCGCCCCGGTCCGCCCCGTGGTCTAG